In a genomic window of Candidatus Hadarchaeales archaeon:
- a CDS encoding NosD domain-containing protein has translation MRTVSASPDPHAPIYIEGDGNFKPANGVRSGSGTKTDPYIIENWEIDASNAHGIHIKNTTAYFVIRNVLVENGKTTYHGIFLENVVNGRIENVVSRKNSRGIFLSYSNNIRLSTNTVENNKYGIYLYCSSRNELWNNIVRYNENGNIYLLSSNNNTFFSPNTAGNGRYGIYLHSSDNNTFLGSTVENNRYGIYLYHSSRNELLNNIVRYNENGNIYLISSNNNTFSHNTVRNGGSIYLDFSDNNTFSTNTVENTFIGIHLHSSDNNTFSTNTVENNTYGIYLDNSGNNTLANNTVKNNRGHGIRLDSSDNNILTNNTVENSEEGIYFRSSDNNTLTNNTMKNNWSEGIYLYNSDNNTLTNNTVGNNGSKGIYLNSSDNNTFSTNTVENNARGIYLYYSYRNTLSNNKVENNSTGIYLDSSDNNTLTNNTVGNNGSEGIYLRSSDNNTLTNNRVENNFMGVYLVGSSNITMDNNVMRSNRCNFLVFGDKLSHFIHDIDNTNTVNGKPVLYLTGTENNLVINQDNRVGWLGVVNSNNIQVENLVVETVMLAFTHNTRVENVIVENSLVGIYLFSSSNNFLLNNTVGNNMEEGIHLHSSHNNILSNNIVRNNQLGIGVENGNLLVISHNVIENNLIRDIEFDGKNSVFEANVYTTARGIPHIHSVCVTDITQTSATITWATDKNSTSVVEYGPTAAYGYTATDGVTTNHRVDLSNLSPGTYHFRVLSTDSENNLEISGDFTFTTISLPTSITLEPSSFSLVSGGSREITAILRDNGGNPLSGKTISWSTTAGTITQTSMTDNLGRATATFTAPVVTQMENVTITATFAGDAGYGGSQENALCTVSPVPSTPTTLTVSPSSFTVRVGGRITLTAILLDNAGNPLPGKQIVWSTTSGSIEPMIGLTDNHGRMEVTFFAPSVSGSVEIGVIFQGDSVHARSQAIGVGTVSQPRPGTRPWIPVAVIVIIVLPTVFFFLRRKR, from the coding sequence GTGAGAACGGTTTCCGCATCTCCGGACCCACATGCTCCGATATACATAGAGGGGGATGGAAATTTCAAACCGGCAAACGGCGTTCGCAGTGGTTCTGGAACCAAAACCGATCCCTACATCATCGAGAACTGGGAAATCGATGCTTCCAACGCCCACGGGATCCACATTAAAAACACCACCGCGTATTTCGTGATCAGAAATGTGCTGGTTGAGAACGGGAAGACTACTTACCATGGGATTTTTCTGGAAAATGTGGTCAACGGCAGGATCGAAAACGTGGTGAGCCGGAAAAACTCTAGAGGCATCTTTCTCTCTTACTCCAACAACATCCGCCTCTCAACCAACACCGTGGAGAACAACAAATACGGCATCTATCTCTACTGCTCCTCCAGAAACGAACTCTGGAACAATATCGTGAGGTACAACGAAAATGGCAACATCTATCTCCTCTCCTCCAACAACAACACCTTCTTCTCCCCCAACACCGCGGGAAACGGCAGATACGGCATCTACCTCCACTCCTCCGACAACAACACCTTCCTCGGCAGCACCGTGGAGAACAACAGATACGGCATCTATCTCTACCACTCCTCCAGAAACGAACTCTTGAACAATATCGTGAGGTACAACGAAAATGGCAACATCTACCTCATCTCCTCCAACAACAACACCTTCTCCCACAACACGGTGAGGAATGGCGGGAGCATTTATCTCGACTTCTCCGACAACAACACCTTCTCAACCAATACCGTGGAGAACACCTTCATAGGTATCCACCTCCACTCCTCCGACAACAACACCTTCTCAACCAATACCGTGGAGAACAACACCTACGGCATCTATCTAGACAATTCCGGCAACAACACCCTCGCTAATAACACCGTGAAAAACAACCGGGGACATGGCATCCGTCTCGACTCCTCCGACAACAACATCCTCACCAACAACACCGTGGAGAACAGCGAGGAGGGCATCTACTTCCGCTCCTCCGACAACAACACCCTCACCAACAACACCATGAAAAACAACTGGTCGGAGGGCATCTATCTATACAACTCCGACAACAACACCCTCACCAACAACACCGTGGGAAACAACGGGTCGAAGGGAATCTATCTCAACTCCTCCGACAACAACACCTTCTCAACCAATACCGTGGAGAACAACGCCCGTGGCATTTATCTCTATTACTCCTACAGAAACACCCTCTCAAACAACAAGGTGGAGAATAACTCTACAGGTATCTATCTCGACTCCTCTGACAACAACACCCTCACCAACAACACCGTGGGAAACAACGGATCGGAGGGCATCTACCTCCGCTCCTCCGACAACAATACCCTCACCAACAACAGGGTGGAGAACAACTTTATGGGTGTCTACCTCGTAGGCTCCTCTAATATCACAATGGACAACAACGTAATGAGGTCCAATCGCTGTAACTTCCTGGTATTCGGTGATAAGCTCTCGCACTTCATCCACGACATCGACAATACTAACACCGTGAACGGGAAGCCAGTCCTCTACTTAACCGGGACCGAGAACAACCTCGTGATAAATCAGGATAACCGGGTAGGCTGGCTGGGTGTGGTAAATTCCAACAACATACAGGTGGAGAACCTCGTGGTCGAGACTGTTATGCTTGCGTTCACGCACAACACCAGGGTAGAGAATGTGATCGTCGAGAACTCATTAGTTGGCATCTATCTCTTCTCCTCCTCCAACAACTTCCTCTTAAATAACACCGTGGGGAACAACATGGAGGAAGGCATCCATCTCCACTCCTCCCACAACAACATCCTCTCAAACAACATCGTGAGGAACAACCAGTTGGGAATTGGAGTTGAGAATGGCAATCTGTTGGTTATTTCCCACAACGTTATTGAGAACAACTTGATCCGGGATATCGAATTTGATGGAAAAAATTCGGTTTTTGAGGCCAACGTCTATACAACAGCAAGAGGCATTCCCCATATACATTCAGTTTGTGTTACAGACATCACGCAGACATCCGCAACGATAACCTGGGCTACCGATAAGAACTCAACAAGTGTTGTCGAATACGGCCCAACAGCGGCATACGGATACACGGCCACGGACGGTGTGACGACCAACCATCGGGTGGACCTCTCCAACCTTTCACCCGGAACCTATCACTTCCGCGTCCTTTCAACCGACAGCGAAAACAACCTCGAGATATCGGGGGACTTCACCTTCACGACGATTTCCCTACCAACATCCATAACGCTCGAACCATCCTCCTTCTCCCTGGTCTCAGGAGGTTCCAGGGAGATAACGGCCATCCTGAGGGACAACGGGGGAAACCCACTTTCCGGAAAGACGATATCGTGGAGCACAACCGCTGGAACAATAACCCAGACAAGCATGACGGACAATCTTGGGAGGGCAACCGCAACCTTCACGGCTCCCGTCGTCACGCAAATGGAGAATGTGACGATTACGGCAACCTTCGCGGGGGATGCCGGCTACGGGGGGAGTCAGGAAAATGCCTTATGTACGGTCTCTCCCGTTCCCTCCACCCCAACAACCTTGACGGTTTCACCGTCAAGTTTCACCGTCAGAGTTGGCGGAAGGATAACCCTAACCGCAATCCTCTTGGATAACGCTGGAAATCCGCTCCCAGGAAAGCAGATAGTTTGGAGCACGACTTCCGGTTCGATTGAACCTATGATAGGTCTCACGGACAACCACGGGAGGATGGAGGTAACGTTTTTCGCACCATCGGTCAGCGGGTCCGTTGAAATCGGAGTTATTTTCCAGGGAGATTCAGTGCATGCCAGAAGCCAGGCGATAGGTGTGGGTACCGTGTCCCAGCCTCGACCGGGGACCAGGCCATGGATTCCGGTAGCTGTGATCGTCATCATAGTCCTCCCCACTGTTTTCTTTTTCCTCAGGAGAAAGAGGTAA
- the ppsA gene encoding phosphoenolpyruvate synthase gives MGLYIQRLEELGKEDLPKVGGKAANLGEMYNAGLPVPYAFVINTRAYQEFVEKNGLWKKIREILTNTDVDNPSELEKNTERLRSMIESSPIPPEIKEEILEEYRELSKRFGKEEEYVAVRSSATAEDVPDASFAGQQLTLLNIKGEEELLEAVKKCWASLFTSRATFYRAKKGFEHEKVLIALVVQKQLGMLREEEYLQGKYKAGVGFTLHPSTGDRNKIVVEASWGQGEAVVSGLVTPDTYVLDKKTGKVVEKHISFKSRMAVVSPDGGLRKREVPEGMAEGECLTEEELKQLWELALKLENHYRTPQDFEWASENGRVFLLQTRPVTVFYEERAMEVEVKHPPLLKGLPASPGAAIGTVRIVRSPREASEKLKRGEILVTEMTSPDWVPYMKIASGIITSEGGITSHAAIVSRELGIPCIVGAKDALKVLSDGMVITLDSRKGLVYAGEIPELIAREKALEVSPEEVRGLKTKTKILMNLGEPDEIGRYKDLPFEGIGLMRVEFIIASWVGKHPNYLLEEGKGEVYTEKLAEGIARVAEAIYPRFVVVRFSDFKTNEYRELEGGEKYEPMEANPMLGWRGVSRYISPQFEQSFRLECRAIKKVRERGLDNVWVMLPFVRTVWEVERCLQIMREEGLERGENFKVWLMAEVPSIVFLAEEFSKLCDGFSIGSNDLTQLVLGVDRDSGILANMGYFDERNEAVKRAIEELIRKAHANGVTVSICGQAPSVYPEFTEFLVRCGIDSISVNPDTVAKTKLLVYQVEEKLKSEK, from the coding sequence ATGGGTCTGTACATCCAAAGGCTGGAGGAACTGGGAAAGGAAGACTTGCCCAAAGTAGGGGGAAAGGCCGCCAACCTGGGGGAAATGTATAACGCGGGACTACCCGTTCCCTACGCCTTCGTGATAAACACCAGGGCCTACCAGGAGTTCGTGGAGAAAAACGGCCTCTGGAAGAAGATCAGGGAAATCCTCACGAATACGGACGTGGACAATCCCTCGGAACTGGAGAAGAACACCGAAAGGCTCCGTTCCATGATAGAGAGTTCGCCCATTCCTCCCGAGATAAAGGAGGAAATCCTTGAGGAGTACAGAGAACTCTCGAAGAGGTTCGGGAAGGAAGAAGAATACGTGGCGGTGAGGAGCTCCGCCACGGCTGAGGATGTCCCAGATGCCTCCTTTGCCGGGCAGCAACTTACCCTCCTCAACATCAAAGGGGAAGAGGAACTGCTGGAAGCCGTGAAGAAGTGTTGGGCTTCCCTCTTCACCTCCCGAGCAACCTTCTATAGGGCCAAGAAGGGTTTCGAACACGAAAAGGTGCTCATCGCCCTCGTGGTGCAAAAACAGCTGGGGATGCTGCGGGAAGAGGAATACCTACAGGGAAAGTACAAGGCCGGAGTGGGTTTCACCCTCCACCCCTCGACTGGGGATAGGAACAAAATCGTGGTGGAGGCCTCTTGGGGTCAGGGAGAAGCCGTGGTTTCAGGATTGGTGACACCCGATACCTACGTTTTGGATAAAAAAACGGGGAAGGTGGTGGAGAAGCACATCTCCTTCAAATCCAGAATGGCCGTGGTCTCCCCCGATGGTGGCCTGAGGAAGAGGGAGGTACCGGAGGGGATGGCCGAAGGGGAATGTCTGACTGAGGAGGAACTCAAGCAACTCTGGGAACTCGCCCTAAAGTTGGAGAACCACTATCGCACCCCCCAGGACTTCGAATGGGCGAGTGAGAACGGCAGGGTTTTCCTGCTCCAAACCAGGCCCGTGACCGTCTTCTACGAGGAGAGGGCGATGGAGGTGGAAGTAAAGCATCCTCCCCTCCTGAAGGGCCTTCCCGCTTCACCCGGGGCGGCCATAGGAACCGTGAGGATCGTGAGGAGTCCGAGGGAGGCCTCCGAGAAACTCAAGAGGGGAGAAATCTTGGTCACGGAAATGACTTCTCCGGACTGGGTACCTTACATGAAGATAGCCTCCGGCATCATCACCTCCGAGGGAGGGATTACCTCCCATGCCGCCATCGTCTCGAGGGAACTGGGGATCCCATGCATCGTGGGGGCAAAGGATGCCCTGAAGGTCCTCTCCGATGGAATGGTGATCACGCTCGATTCCAGGAAGGGGCTAGTCTATGCGGGTGAAATCCCCGAACTGATCGCGAGGGAAAAGGCCCTAGAAGTATCACCGGAGGAAGTGAGGGGACTCAAGACCAAGACCAAGATCCTGATGAACTTGGGCGAACCGGACGAGATAGGGAGGTACAAGGACCTCCCCTTCGAAGGCATAGGACTGATGAGGGTAGAGTTCATCATAGCCAGCTGGGTGGGAAAACATCCCAATTATCTGTTGGAAGAGGGTAAGGGGGAGGTCTACACCGAAAAGCTGGCCGAGGGAATAGCGAGGGTGGCGGAGGCCATCTATCCCAGGTTCGTGGTGGTCAGGTTCTCCGATTTCAAAACCAACGAATACAGGGAACTGGAGGGTGGGGAGAAGTACGAACCCATGGAGGCCAACCCCATGCTCGGCTGGAGGGGGGTTTCCCGCTACATCAGTCCCCAGTTCGAACAGTCCTTCAGGCTGGAGTGCAGGGCCATCAAGAAAGTGAGGGAAAGGGGACTGGACAACGTTTGGGTAATGCTTCCCTTCGTGCGCACCGTTTGGGAAGTGGAGAGGTGTTTGCAAATCATGAGGGAGGAAGGACTGGAAAGGGGGGAGAACTTCAAGGTCTGGTTGATGGCGGAGGTTCCAAGCATCGTCTTCCTGGCGGAGGAATTCTCCAAGTTGTGTGATGGCTTCAGCATAGGGAGCAACGATCTAACCCAGCTGGTCTTGGGTGTGGATAGGGACTCCGGGATCTTGGCCAACATGGGATATTTCGACGAGAGGAACGAGGCCGTGAAGAGGGCGATCGAGGAACTGATAAGGAAGGCCCATGCAAATGGGGTGACGGTCTCCATCTGTGGTCAGGCCCCCAGTGTTTATCCGGAGTTCACGGAATTCCTGGTGAGGTGTGGAATAGACAGCATTTCCGTCAACCCAGATACCGTGGCCAAAACCAAGCTCCTGGTATATCAGGTGGAAGAGAAGTTGAAGTCCGAAAAATGA
- the speB gene encoding agmatinase: MSPEYLSVKPGFGGLEGTYEEAKVVFLGIPLDSTSSYRSGARFGPSRIREASLNLETHLMSLGVELAEKGGIADLGDLLLSSELQEDGKRIKEAVEELVEEGKIPALLGGEHTLTLFSLQAFGDVYVLQLDAHRDLREEYLGSRINHATVMRRVLDHLSPKKLIQLGVRSSSSEEAEFGKREGIRYYTSERLMEGGREVLEEVRKEVGSSPVYLTLDMDVLDPAFAPAVSTPEPGGLTTIDLLRILRGLKGLDIRGFDVVEVVPPFDSGQTAFAAARAIYELLGILL; encoded by the coding sequence ATGAGCCCGGAATACCTCAGCGTAAAACCAGGCTTCGGGGGCTTAGAGGGGACCTATGAGGAGGCTAAGGTCGTCTTCCTCGGTATTCCCCTCGATTCCACCTCTTCCTATAGGAGCGGAGCCCGTTTTGGACCTTCGAGGATAAGGGAGGCCTCCCTCAACCTGGAGACCCATTTGATGTCCTTGGGGGTGGAGCTGGCCGAAAAGGGGGGGATAGCCGATCTGGGGGACCTCCTCCTCTCCTCCGAACTCCAAGAGGACGGGAAAAGGATAAAGGAAGCCGTGGAAGAGCTGGTGGAGGAGGGAAAAATACCCGCCCTCCTAGGAGGGGAACATACCCTCACCCTCTTTTCCCTGCAGGCCTTTGGGGACGTGTACGTCCTGCAGCTGGACGCCCACCGCGACCTCAGGGAAGAGTACCTGGGCAGCAGGATCAACCATGCCACGGTGATGAGGAGGGTACTGGATCATCTTAGTCCCAAGAAGTTGATCCAGCTGGGAGTGAGGTCCTCCTCCTCGGAGGAGGCGGAATTCGGGAAAAGGGAAGGAATAAGGTATTACACTTCCGAAAGGCTCATGGAGGGGGGCAGGGAGGTCCTGGAGGAGGTGAGGAAAGAGGTTGGATCTTCCCCCGTTTATCTAACCCTCGATATGGATGTTCTCGATCCTGCCTTCGCCCCCGCCGTCTCCACACCCGAACCGGGAGGCTTGACCACCATCGACCTCCTGAGGATCCTCAGGGGGCTGAAGGGATTGGACATAAGGGGTTTCGACGTGGTGGAGGTAGTCCCACCCTTCGACTCCGGTCAGACGGCCTTTGCGGCCGCCAGGGCCATCTACGAGCTGCTCGGAATCCTCCTCTAG
- a CDS encoding 50S ribosomal protein L16: MPLKPGKCYRYFSGPAYTRREFVDGVPGSRITFFDMGNPNGNFPVEVSLVAQEQGQIRHNALEAARMAANRLLETKVGRNNYHFKIRLYPHQILRDHPMALGAGADRVSEGMRLAFGRPIGTAARVKPEQKLMTVRVPEQFLPLAKEALERAKSKLPLRWRMVVEKTG, from the coding sequence ATGCCCCTCAAGCCTGGAAAGTGCTACAGGTACTTTAGCGGTCCGGCCTACACGAGGAGAGAGTTCGTGGACGGCGTACCGGGCTCACGTATCACCTTCTTCGACATGGGGAATCCGAACGGTAACTTCCCCGTGGAGGTCTCGTTGGTGGCCCAGGAACAGGGGCAAATCAGGCACAATGCCTTGGAGGCGGCCAGGATGGCCGCCAACCGTCTACTGGAAACGAAGGTGGGAAGGAACAACTATCATTTCAAGATCCGCCTCTACCCCCACCAGATCCTGAGGGATCATCCGATGGCTTTGGGGGCGGGGGCGGACAGGGTCTCCGAGGGCATGCGCCTGGCCTTCGGAAGGCCGATAGGTACGGCAGCTAGGGTCAAACCGGAGCAGAAGTTGATGACGGTTAGGGTCCCGGAACAGTTCCTTCCCCTGGCCAAGGAGGCCCTCGAGAGGGCCAAGAGCAAGCTCCCCCTCAGGTGGAGAATGGTGGTTGAGAAGACGGGCTAG
- a CDS encoding tryptophan--tRNA ligase, translated as MPEKLDPWGTGLPEDYSRLMQEFGIRPLEELLPRIPDPLHLMRRGVIFGHRDFERVLERMIGNGRYAVMTGLMPSGKMHLGHKMVVDQLVWYQRKGGEIFLCIADMEAFSARGIPYEKGREIAFEEYLLNCEALGLELERCRVYFQSRSQEVQGLAYSLARKVNFSEVRAIYGFSGETHLSHLYYPMIDVADILHPQLEKFGGPRPTVVPVGVDQDPHLRLARDVAAKFSEEYGFLPPSSTYHRLMRDLFGGKMSSSRPDSALFLTDPPEVWERKIWDALTGGRPTAREQREKGGEPSKCLVYELCMYHFMPEDKELLELKERCEKGEIICGECKEGMVERAKDFLRELEERRKEVRSKVERLLHEIYPTF; from the coding sequence ATGCCAGAGAAACTGGATCCTTGGGGAACGGGATTACCCGAAGACTACTCCAGACTCATGCAGGAATTCGGGATAAGACCCTTGGAGGAACTCCTCCCTAGAATCCCCGATCCCCTCCACCTGATGAGGAGGGGAGTAATCTTCGGACATCGGGACTTCGAAAGGGTCCTCGAGAGGATGATTGGAAACGGAAGGTATGCGGTCATGACGGGGCTCATGCCGAGTGGAAAGATGCATCTGGGGCACAAGATGGTGGTGGATCAGCTCGTCTGGTATCAAAGGAAGGGAGGGGAGATCTTCCTTTGCATAGCGGATATGGAGGCCTTCTCCGCTAGGGGCATCCCGTACGAGAAGGGTAGGGAGATAGCGTTTGAGGAATATTTGTTGAACTGCGAGGCTTTGGGCCTAGAATTGGAGAGGTGCAGGGTGTACTTCCAGTCCAGGAGCCAGGAAGTGCAGGGTTTGGCCTACAGCCTGGCCAGGAAGGTGAACTTCAGCGAAGTGAGGGCCATCTACGGCTTTTCTGGAGAGACACATCTCTCCCATCTCTACTATCCCATGATAGATGTGGCGGACATCCTCCATCCCCAGCTGGAGAAGTTTGGGGGTCCCAGACCCACGGTGGTTCCCGTGGGTGTGGATCAGGATCCGCATCTGAGATTGGCGAGGGATGTGGCGGCCAAATTTTCCGAAGAATATGGTTTCCTTCCCCCTTCCTCCACCTATCATAGGTTGATGAGGGATCTCTTCGGGGGAAAGATGTCCAGCAGTAGGCCGGACTCGGCCCTTTTCCTCACCGATCCCCCAGAGGTTTGGGAGAGAAAGATTTGGGATGCCCTTACGGGGGGAAGACCGACCGCCAGGGAGCAGAGGGAGAAGGGGGGGGAACCTTCCAAGTGTCTGGTATACGAGCTCTGTATGTACCACTTCATGCCTGAGGACAAGGAGCTCTTGGAGTTGAAGGAAAGGTGCGAGAAGGGGGAAATCATCTGTGGAGAATGCAAGGAGGGAATGGTGGAGAGGGCCAAGGACTTTTTGAGGGAGCTGGAGGAAAGGAGGAAGGAGGTAAGGTCCAAGGTGGAGAGACTCCTGCATGAGATTTATCCTACTTTTTAA
- the endA gene encoding tRNA-intron lyase: MEPPVKVKIYRDRGMVFEEAQANQLYQKGAFGKPLSGGKLQLSPLEVLYLVENGKAEAVDGKSGKPLGWEELCKRFSKLDPELVLKYAVYSDLRSRGYVVKTGLKFGAHFRVYDRGERPGEAHSKYLVHAIKEGIRLSPPELARAVRLAHSVRKTMLFAVVDDEGDVTYYSLRREKP, encoded by the coding sequence ATGGAGCCCCCGGTGAAGGTAAAAATATACAGGGATAGGGGGATGGTGTTCGAGGAAGCCCAGGCCAACCAGCTTTACCAAAAGGGGGCCTTTGGAAAGCCCCTGAGCGGAGGCAAGTTACAGCTCTCCCCTCTGGAAGTCCTCTATCTGGTGGAGAATGGAAAGGCGGAAGCGGTGGATGGAAAGTCGGGGAAACCGCTGGGCTGGGAGGAGCTTTGTAAGAGGTTCTCGAAACTGGATCCGGAACTGGTGCTGAAGTATGCCGTTTATTCCGACCTGCGCTCGAGGGGATACGTGGTAAAAACGGGGCTCAAGTTTGGGGCCCACTTCAGGGTTTACGATAGGGGGGAGAGACCTGGGGAAGCCCATTCGAAGTATTTGGTGCATGCCATTAAGGAAGGAATAAGACTCTCCCCCCCGGAGCTGGCGAGGGCGGTGAGGCTGGCCCACTCCGTTAGGAAGACCATGCTCTTTGCAGTGGTGGACGATGAGGGGGATGTGACCTATTACTCCCTCAGGAGGGAAAAACCGTAA